One genomic segment of Mycolicibacterium chubuense NBB4 includes these proteins:
- a CDS encoding Hsp70 family protein produces MTEPLGLSIGMTNLVAARVGQAPVIRRSLLTVFPDRPAEVGLPSETQTRHEGGLVLSGFVDRVGDPVPLVAADGSAHRGEVVLAEALDAMARTVGGGSPVAIAVPAHWGPGTIGALRGALRNRPGLAPGGVPPALIPDSRAALAALQAAPGLPDRGVVMLVDLGGSGTSITLADAGANLDAIGQTVRYQEFSGDAVDQALLDHVLAGIADANDADPAGTAAVGSLARLRDECRRAKERLSSQTATVVPADLPGFRSDIRVTRPELEQLTSAPLGGLIGAIEDSLQRNGIAAADVSAVATVGGGAAIPLVTQRLSERLRAPVITTPESALNVAAGAALVANLSLAADAPTGMAPAADAATAMAPAAWAAGAAGLAATESADDGASSATFRALAWSQDDAADADPVPYTGDDYTSPSAYAGATAARPAVAFGPGEGGDGQEPDDLAPLPWYKRPAVLFGVAAAAALLAAGGLVVTLTSAESGQTPVTKTATPSPTEPAAPLPPPVTTVTMGPDGIATTTVSQPPPPPPPPSSAPESTTEVTTTAPTTTPPTTTTTVTTTVPTTTTTVPTTTAPTTTRSRWTWPTRTTPPAPETPTVNPPVITTVPGA; encoded by the coding sequence ATGACCGAACCCCTCGGGTTGTCGATCGGGATGACGAACCTGGTGGCGGCCCGAGTGGGCCAGGCCCCGGTCATTCGGCGTTCCCTCCTCACCGTCTTCCCCGACCGTCCCGCGGAAGTCGGGCTGCCCAGCGAGACCCAGACCCGGCACGAGGGCGGGCTCGTGCTGAGCGGCTTCGTCGACCGTGTCGGAGACCCTGTTCCCCTGGTGGCCGCGGACGGGTCCGCACACCGCGGTGAGGTGGTCCTCGCCGAGGCCCTCGACGCCATGGCGCGCACGGTCGGCGGCGGCTCGCCCGTCGCCATCGCCGTTCCCGCGCACTGGGGACCGGGCACCATCGGCGCGCTGCGCGGTGCGCTGCGCAACCGACCGGGCCTCGCGCCCGGCGGCGTGCCCCCGGCGCTGATCCCCGACTCCCGAGCCGCGCTGGCGGCCCTGCAGGCCGCGCCCGGCCTGCCCGACCGCGGCGTCGTCATGCTGGTCGACCTCGGTGGGAGCGGGACGAGCATCACGCTCGCCGATGCCGGAGCCAACCTCGACGCGATCGGGCAGACCGTCCGCTACCAGGAATTCTCCGGCGACGCCGTCGACCAGGCGTTGCTCGACCATGTCCTGGCCGGTATCGCGGACGCCAACGACGCCGACCCTGCGGGCACCGCAGCCGTCGGCTCGCTGGCCCGGCTGCGCGACGAGTGCCGTAGGGCCAAGGAGCGGTTGTCGTCGCAGACGGCCACCGTCGTGCCGGCCGACCTGCCCGGTTTCCGTTCGGACATCCGGGTGACCCGGCCCGAACTGGAGCAACTGACCTCGGCTCCCCTCGGCGGTCTGATCGGCGCCATCGAGGACTCGCTGCAACGCAACGGCATCGCGGCCGCCGACGTGTCGGCAGTGGCCACCGTCGGCGGTGGCGCGGCCATCCCGCTGGTGACCCAGCGACTCTCGGAGCGGCTGCGCGCGCCCGTGATCACCACCCCCGAGTCCGCACTCAACGTCGCCGCCGGCGCGGCGCTGGTCGCCAACCTGAGCCTGGCCGCGGACGCGCCGACCGGGATGGCCCCGGCCGCCGATGCGGCGACCGCGATGGCACCCGCGGCATGGGCTGCCGGTGCTGCCGGACTGGCCGCCACCGAGTCCGCCGACGACGGGGCGTCGTCGGCCACCTTCCGCGCTCTGGCCTGGTCGCAGGACGACGCGGCGGACGCGGACCCGGTCCCCTACACCGGCGACGACTACACCTCGCCGAGCGCCTATGCCGGCGCCACGGCCGCCCGCCCGGCGGTGGCCTTCGGCCCCGGGGAGGGTGGGGACGGGCAAGAGCCCGACGACCTCGCGCCCCTGCCCTGGTACAAACGTCCGGCCGTGCTGTTCGGTGTGGCCGCCGCCGCGGCGCTGCTCGCCGCGGGCGGTCTGGTCGTGACCTTGACCAGCGCCGAGAGCGGCCAGACGCCGGTCACCAAGACCGCGACGCCGTCACCCACGGAGCCCGCGGCGCCGCTGCCCCCGCCCGTCACCACCGTCACGATGGGTCCCGACGGGATCGCGACCACCACCGTCAGCCAACCGCCGCCACCACCGCCTCCTCCGTCGTCCGCACCGGAATCGACGACGGAGGTCACCACCACGGCACCGACGACCACGCCGCCGACGACGACCACGACGGTCACCACGACGGTGCCGACGACCACCACGACGGTGCCGACCACCACGGCACCGACGACCACCAGGTCCCGGTGGACCTGGCCCACGCGCACCACCCCCCCGGCCCCGGAAACCCCGACGGTGAACCCGCCGGTGATCACCACGGTTCCCGGCGCCTGA
- a CDS encoding Rv0340 family IniB-related protein encodes MANPLLDFVMSVVHDPDVAARYAADPAQAIADAHLTGVTSADVASLIPVVSDSLPMATSSQSSHSSQPAHTLDHFGAGPAANVWASGAATAAFDAFDDHVPAAGVIDPHIDTHPVVTDIDDHALAGPDLSAAPELVDHGVSLQFDEPVIPDAVSTDHAVPGLVDDWTHTGADTHPADHVPGFDIFD; translated from the coding sequence ATGGCGAACCCGCTGCTCGACTTCGTGATGTCGGTGGTGCACGATCCCGACGTCGCCGCGCGGTACGCCGCCGACCCGGCCCAGGCCATCGCCGATGCTCATCTCACCGGCGTGACCAGCGCCGACGTCGCGAGCCTGATCCCGGTGGTGTCCGATTCATTGCCGATGGCCACATCCTCGCAGTCCTCGCACTCCTCGCAGCCCGCGCACACGCTGGACCACTTCGGGGCCGGGCCCGCGGCCAATGTGTGGGCCAGCGGTGCGGCGACCGCGGCCTTCGATGCCTTCGACGACCATGTCCCGGCCGCGGGTGTCATCGACCCCCATATCGACACCCACCCCGTCGTCACCGACATCGACGACCACGCGCTCGCCGGCCCGGACCTTTCGGCGGCCCCCGAGCTCGTCGACCACGGGGTATCGCTGCAGTTCGACGAGCCGGTGATCCCGGACGCGGTCTCCACCGACCATGCTGTCCCCGGACTCGTGGACGACTGGACCCACACGGGGGCCGACACCCACCCGGCCGACCACGTCCCGGGCTTCGACATCTTCGACTGA
- a CDS encoding IniB N-terminal domain-containing protein: MTTLIDFILDLFRSPASAASFVVDPDGALREAGLPNVTAAQLASVAATAAPAGYALGGGDPIVGLQRAVADHHQLASNFASPFSPQTSWAPTWAPSPTFAPETNTDLLSGNHVPVASPVQDAGANAQNGAFNLGFGDITLGNKTSNTATGHGVVVAGDAHGDIVSGDGAALGDGNTMTNGDILTGSNSNVVAGRGNSLEDKSQHAGGDLVSGNHAPVLNHVDTSGGNGGGAAGGDSLIGIGSGNAAGGAGGHGGGIVIADNGVNSGTQIDGNYGSDNVSKTSDNHSVDASVQTDTTTSTESSVDNHSSHLESNIGSGNDTAIGSGNDTAIGSGNESHTDLFSGNTTHTGLFSGNESHTGLFSGNETGLSHQTDIASHNTDVASHNATADLGGF, translated from the coding sequence ATGACGACACTGATCGACTTCATCCTCGACCTGTTCCGCAGCCCGGCATCGGCGGCGTCCTTCGTCGTCGACCCCGACGGCGCGTTGCGCGAGGCCGGCCTGCCGAACGTGACGGCTGCGCAGCTGGCTTCGGTGGCGGCGACGGCCGCACCGGCCGGATACGCGCTGGGCGGCGGTGACCCGATCGTCGGCCTGCAGCGTGCGGTCGCCGACCACCACCAGCTCGCCTCCAACTTCGCGTCGCCGTTCTCGCCGCAGACGTCGTGGGCCCCGACCTGGGCCCCGTCGCCGACCTTCGCGCCCGAGACCAACACCGACCTGCTCAGCGGCAACCACGTGCCCGTCGCCAGCCCGGTCCAGGACGCCGGCGCGAACGCCCAGAACGGCGCCTTCAACCTCGGGTTCGGTGACATCACCCTCGGCAACAAGACCAGCAACACCGCCACCGGCCACGGCGTGGTTGTCGCGGGCGACGCCCACGGCGACATCGTCAGCGGTGACGGCGCCGCCCTCGGCGACGGCAACACGATGACCAACGGTGACATCCTGACCGGCTCCAACTCCAACGTGGTCGCCGGCAGGGGTAACTCGCTCGAGGACAAGTCGCAGCACGCCGGTGGCGACCTCGTCAGTGGCAACCACGCCCCGGTGCTCAACCACGTCGACACCAGCGGAGGCAACGGTGGCGGCGCGGCCGGTGGCGACAGCCTCATCGGCATCGGCAGCGGCAACGCCGCGGGCGGTGCCGGCGGCCACGGCGGCGGGATCGTCATCGCCGACAACGGCGTCAACAGCGGCACCCAGATCGACGGCAACTACGGCAGTGACAACGTGTCGAAGACCAGCGACAACCACTCGGTGGACGCCTCGGTGCAGACGGACACCACCACCTCGACCGAGAGCTCGGTCGACAACCACTCGTCGCACCTCGAGTCGAACATCGGCTCCGGCAACGACACGGCCATCGGCTCCGGCAACGACACGGCCATCGGCTCGGGCAACGAGAGCCACACCGATCTGTTCTCCGGGAACACCACCCACACCGGTCTGTTCTCCGGGAACGAGAGCCACACCGGGCTGTTCTCGGGCAACGAGACGGGCCTGTCGCACCAGACCGACATCGCGTCGCACAACACCGATGTGGCATCGCACAACGCCACCGCGGACCTGGGCGGTTTCTGA